Sequence from the Sciurus carolinensis chromosome 1, mSciCar1.2, whole genome shotgun sequence genome:
AAACCCTGCGGGTCTACCTGACTTGTTTGCACATTTAGCAATGTGATAAAGCttgagacttgatttttttttttttttttttttttttttttgtactggggattgaacccagggacacttaaaccattgagccacgtccccaaccctttttttatattttatgtaaagacagggtctcactgagttgcttaggggctcgctaagttgctgaggctggctttgaactcctgatcctcctgcctcagcctcctgagctgctgggattacaggcgtgcatcacctgGCTGTTGTGAGGCCATCATGAGACAATGCTTGCAAACTGCCTGTCAAAGAGTCTGGGACCTCAGATGTAGTTAATATTGTTGGGTGGCAtctgggtggggggagggggctaATTATGACTCAGGAGTGGGTGGCTGTGACTCCTGTCATGGAAGGGACTGAGGCAGGGCCCTGGGGCCCGCGTTCCTCCACGCCACAATGTTGGGGGAACTGATATTTGTTTTCCGGAGTCTCCTTACCCTCCTTGCTTCCTCGGGCACCATGGGAGCCGTGGTGGCTTGGCTGATAAGCTATAAGCCAGTTTTGTTTGGGTTCCTATTCCTTCTGCTGTTGCTTAGCAACTGGATGGTCAAGTATGAACTCAAGCCCACCCCCTCAGAGCCCTGTAAGGTGAGCCAGAGGGGATTTAGCTTCAGCTGAGGGTTATGGGATGTTCTGCTGGattgtggggtgggggacaggaatGGTGTCAGGATAATGGGGCAAGACTGAGGAACTTAAAACTGGTCTAAGTCCCCGTTCTGGGGCTTCCTTTTAGGTGGTGGTAGATAAATCACGTCGCTTCACAAAGCCTCAGTGTCCTAACTAGAAAATAGGGACCATGTATACACTCCTACTTCATGTTTGAAGTCCACCTGCTTCAACAAAGGGATGGGCTACTCTAAGTGGAAAGATTTTAAATGGATAGAGATACATGTATCTACATAGATACAACTCTAAAATATAGTCATGAAGACAGAAGAACTGCACCTAATGTAATTTGCAACATTGTGTTTATATAACATACACCTGAAGTAATCTActtagagtttattttggctcagggttcaTAATCAGGCAGACCCATCACTTTTAAGTCTCTGGGGGTATGGTAGAGGATaaggcccccagtgacctgaaaACCTCTCACTaggacccacctcttaaagattccacgaTCTCCTAATAGCTGGGGACCAAGTATCTAATATGCAAGCCTTTGGGACACATTCCAGGTCTACAGCAGATGCCTTTAATATAATGCCGTATAAGGTGGTGCATgagtgtaatcccagtgacttgggaggctgagacagggagactgcaagttcaagaccaggcttagcaacttagtgaggccctcagcaacttggtgagaccctgtctcaaaatttaaaaaagggctgaggatgtagcttagtggtaaagcagtcctgggttaaattcctagaaccaaaaaaaaaaaaaaaaaaactaaacaaaacaatatCCTACATTGTTTATAGATGCATATGTGTAGTGAAGTATTTTAAGGCAAGAGGTCTCAACCTGGGCACTGGTGATATCCTGGTGGTATAATTTGTTGTCCAGTTATCTCTGTGCATTGTTAAAAAGCTTAGCAGCATTCTGGCCTCTACCAAGAGAGGCCAGTATCACACCGCTCACCCTGTTCGTGACAACCAAAATTATCTCCAGATATTGTCACATGTCACAAAACAGCCACCCATTTAAAAAtgcatggggctggggctgtagctcagtaatagagcacttgcctggcacatgtaaggcactgggtttgatcctcagcaccacataaaaataaatgaatgaaaataaggcattgtgtctatctacaactaaaaaaaatgtttttaaataaaataaaaatgcatggaAAATATATGTACTAAATTCAGGATTtatagctgggtgcggtggtgcacacctgtgatcccagcaactcaggaggctaaggcatgaggatcacaagttcaagaccagtctcagcaatttaaggagaccctgtttcaaaataaaaatgaaaagggttcagatgtatctcagtagtagaacacttctgggttcaatccccaggaccacaaagaaaaaaagttaggATCACAGTTGAGCAGATGATGTTCAGGGGTTGGGGGAGAGAATATTCTAGGAGAGATGCCCATAGGAGATTTCGATTCCACTTGTGATATTGTACTTGTAAACTGGTGTGGGAACACAGATATTTGttataatagtttcttttttgCATATCTGAAAtagtataaaatgtttttaaataccaGTAGTTTGTAGTTGAATCCAAAAATAAAGGTAAGGTGTTATTTTTAACCGGGGTGAAGAGGACCAGCAAAGATTACTGAGGCTTATAGAGATAAGAGCATGCCATCAGGGCTGGGGTTTGTAGCTCTggggcagagcatttgcctagcatgcgtgaggcactgcaTTTGATCCTGAGAACtgcataaacataaaataaagaaaaagaaaagaatttcatccaaaaagtttgaaaaaaaaaaaaaagatcatgtgATCAGAGGACTGAGACTTGGCAGTTGAAGGTTTCATGGGGCCTGACACAATGCTCAGAGAGGCATGCTGGGTAAACAAACTCCGGGGACAGACATATTGGGTTAGGGACTTGGTGTCTTCTGCAACTGGTAGATTATTCCATGAACCAAAGGCAACCAAAGGATCTTGGGAGTTTGGGGTCTGTGTGACCTTCCCTTGCTGGGTCCCAATTCTTTCACTCCTTCAAAGCGGCTCCCCTTTGAGGCAGGTGTGAGAGTTGATTGGGGGAGGGCTTGGAGCAAGAAGGGATGCACATCAATAACCAGGTTTTCCCCTTTTCCTGGTGGTGGGGAGCTTAGGAGGAGGCAATAACACCCAAGACTCCTGAATGCAAACCCATCAACAACGTGACCATGAAAGCTAAGGAAGTGGAGAGGCTGCACGCCTGCTTTGCGCTCCAGGACAAGATCCTCGAACGGCTTTTGTTCAGCGAACTAAAGTTGAAGGTCTTGGAAAATCAGATGTTCATCGTATGGAATAAAATGAATCACCATAAGCGGTCAAGCAGATATCGGACTTTCCCCACGAAGAAACACAAAACGAGGAGGCACGAGTCAGTTTTCTCCATCCTCTCTGATTGTACTTCCAATTCCCCCACCTAATGAGACTGAAGTGGGCTAGCTTCTGCTGATGTTACCTTGACTCAGTGTGttagtctgttttttgttgctgtgacaaaatgccagTGACTGGGTACTTTACATAGAAAAGAGGTTTGTTCagcccacagttctggaggtccaagaGTATAGGGCTTATATCAGCTTCTCCTAGggcctcatggcagatggcacATATGGCaggagcaaaagagagaaagagagagagagagagatcacacgGTGAGAAAGAAAGTATGAGAGAGCACCGAGAAAGTTGAATTTGCTTTACAACGAACCTCTCTTGAGGTAACTGATCCAGTCCCCCAAGATCTAATCCACTCCCAGAGAGGGGCATTAATCCCTCTGAGAGCAGTGTCCCCAGCGACCTGatcacctcccactaggcccagGTCTTGGAAACTGATTCCCTggaggctccaccacctcccatggAGACTGAGCCTCTAGCACATGAACCTTTTGGGGACAAACCATACCCAGACCCCAGCACTCAGTAAAACCCAGGAGGTTATTAAAAATTCTCAGTGAGTCACACTGGAGAGGTACCTGGGAGAAGGAGGGGGACAGACTGAAAGGCCATTGCTGGAAACTGAGCCTCTACAGTCAGTCATCCTGCCAGGTAGACAGCCATACGGTCAGACCGGGCTCTGGGAACCCCTGCTTCCTCTTATAGAGCCCCCTCTACCCTGTGCAGGTCCTGATGCCTGTTACCCTGGGGTCTCCCCACTGCCACCTCAGCCCCCACCTGAACTCAGAGGCCAGTGTGAGCCCTGCCAAGCACAACTCTGACCATGCTCCATGCCTACACCTGAGTCTTGCTTGCTGACAGAATAAAACCCACACTCATTCTCCTGGTGTTCATGTCCCCCGTGACCTGACCCCTACCCAGCCCTTCTTCCCCTACACATATTTTATGCCAAACTGGGCTGGGTGGTGCATGtgtgtaattccagcaactctggaggctgaggcaggaggattgcaagtttgaggccagcctcagccattgaGTGAGGGCCTatgcaccttagtgagaccctgtctcaaaatgaaaaataaaaagaggggctggggttgtggctcagtggtagacactcacccagcacgtgtgaggccctgggtttgatcttcagcaccacataaagagaaataaagggattatgtccatctacaactaaacaaattGAAAAAGCTGGGTATacagctctgtggtaaagcacccctgggttggatccctagtaccacaaaacgAAGTATGCCAAAGTATTCTAACCATCAGTGATTTGTGTACACCTTTGTGATTTTGCCACAGCCATGAACCACCTGAATGTGTGGCCCAATACTGTCCCCCACCTTTTGTTCTCCTTACTGGGGATTCAAGCCAGGACATcgtacatgctgggcaagtgctctaccactaatccacatccccagccctaatattGTTCCTTGAaatctgctattttttttcttaaataaatttatcTGTAAGGGGAATAAATAACAGTTTctctgtgaattaaaaaaaaaaaagtatgattgaCTTAAATAATATACAGCTGAAAAAGACACTGAAAATAAAACCACACTTTAGCCTAAACCAGAGCTCGGCTGCCCCTGAAGGATCAGAGCCTATGACGCGGGagtttaaaaagtgagaaaatcaAGTGTCAGAGTTTGAGAGACAGGCCAGCGCCAAGCAGAGACATCTCCATAAGGAGAATTGGAGAGAAGTCACCATCTCGCGGTGGGTTCTGTGTGACCTAACACCACATTGCTGTCCCACTGAAAATCTCCTCTCAGCATTTAACACAGTGGCTATTATACAGtcagcactcaataaataatcTATGATTGTTGATCACTGTTTTGTGTCCTGGTATTTTCCTTGCCATGTTTTCAAATCCTATTTTAAGAGCAAGATCTCTGGGCTAAActgcctgggtttaaatcccattTCCACAATTGGGCATGGTGCAGCTACTTAGGAAGCCAAGGCAGGGGGATTGCTTGAGTCCACAAGTTTAAGatcagcctggacaacacagtaagaccctgtcttgaaaaaaaaaaagtcctgggactggggttttagctcaatggcagagcacttacctagtatgtgtgaggcactgggttcgatcctcagcaccacatatacatacataaaggttcatcgacaactaaaaaatatatattttttaaaagtcccaaCTCTACCAATTCTGGACAACTTTACCTTTTTTATTCTTACTGTCCTTGGCCTCCTGGACTGTATAGTAGGGAGAATAAGATCACAGATCCTATAAAGCTGTTGTTAGGATTATAAGGTGTATGATTCTGgttttgctgctataacaaaatacacagTTTATAAAGCATCCAGTTTCCTTCTACTTACACGATCTCCTTATCATCCGGTTACCCTTGGTTTTTCTCTcctaaatacacatttttattattcacttaGCCAAggtaagaaaattttcaaaattttctacttcccttttaattataaatcattCTCTTCTTCTTTAAATCGTTTTGCTCTTCTCCCATTTTGTGGTAAGAAATTAGGAGATGCCACACATCCTGAGGGTTTTACAGTTTCGAGACACAATTTGCCAAAGTCCTACTTCAGTGCCCTTGTGTTCTGCTTCTGTGAAGTCCAGGACACAGACACAATTGAGCCAAGTTCTTTCCCACTTTATGACAAGGATAGCCTTTCCCCTGGGACCCGATACCTGGCTCTTCATTGCCGTCTGGGACCTCATCACCGTTACCGTGCCAAGCACGTGAGTAATCTCCGAGAAGAAAGGGTGTTCCCTACAGATCTTCTCCTGCACCCTCACCAGAATCGCCCTTAATGCTCCGTTCATGGTAGCACAGGCTTTTCCAGGAGGGTGTCCCACTGTCCCAGCCCCTGCCCATCCCTCATTCCAAAGCGGCTTCCACTTCTTGAAGCGTTTGTTGTATGACACACTCCTTTGCTACCAACTCTGTCTTAGTCTATTTGTGCTGCTGTAAGGAAGTGCCTGAGACCAGACGACTCACAGAGAACAGAAACTCATTACcatcctggaggctggggagtccaGGCGCAAAGTGgaggcagatttggtgtctggtgaggatcTGGTCTCTGCTTCCAGGATGGTGCCTTGAACTCCACACT
This genomic interval carries:
- the Tex46 gene encoding testis-expressed protein 46 is translated as MLGELIFVFRSLLTLLASSGTMGAVVAWLISYKPVLFGFLFLLLLLSNWMVKYELKPTPSEPCKEAITPKTPECKPINNVTMKAKEVERLHACFALQDKILERLLFSELKLKVLENQMFIVWNKMNHHKRSSRYRTFPTKKHKTRRHESVFSILSDCTSNSPT